CCACCACCAGCGCCGTCCCTACCGCTACTACTGCGGTCAGGCTGAGCAGGATCAGCGTGATCAGATTCAGGCAGCCCGTCCAGCAGCCGCTTCGCTTTCGCATTGACGTGCTTCCCGAAATACGGATAGAGCCACTCAGCCGTTCGGCGTCCCCGTCCCACTGGGCGCACCTTCCTCAACGGGTGTGCGCGAAGGCGTCGCCGTCTCGGTGGGGGTGAAAGTTGCCGTTGGGGGTAGCGTGGCGCTAGGGGTAGCGGTGGGTGTCTCGGTGGGCAAGACCACCGTCGCCGGAATGGTCGAATTGTAGGGCGCAAAGAGCGCCGGCGGCTTGATCACATTGACCAAGAGCAAAATCGAACACAGGCAAATAAAGACGGTCAGCCCGATGAAGACCAACGTCACTGTGTTGTAGAACCCATCGTTCCCGGATCGTGCCGTCATCGAACCCCGCCCCCTTGTGTATGCGTGTGTGTGCTAAATAAACCGCTCAATCTGCGCTTTGGTGACGAGGGCTTGCAGCCACGCCTCAAAAGCCGTCTCGCTCAGGCGAAAACATGTTTCCTGATCGATAGGACGATCTGACGCCCGTTCAAGCGTCTGGATGATATGATAACCCAACTCGCTCTTTACGGGGGCGCTGAATGTATTCATTGGTTGGGTAAAGGCGGTATCTTCCACAATGGGTTGAAGCAACTGCCCCCGCGCAAACCAACCAAGATCGCCGCCCACGTCGCGCGTCGTCACGTCCAACGAGAACTGCCTTGCTAGGGCAACAAAATCGCCGCCCTTCATCAGTTGATCGTACAATGCTTTCGCCACACTTTCCTCTAGAACGAGGATATGCCGCGCCCGAACTTGCTCCACCGCAAGGCAGGTGTTCGCTGTGACAACATCGCGCATTTTTTGGGTGATCAGCGCCGAGCGCAAAACGCCCCGAAAATCGTCCTCGCTAAGGCGATCCGCCGCCAACTGTGCCAGCCAGTTTTCGCGGTTTCCGGCAATACCGACCATCACGGCGATTTCGGCGTCCACTTCCGCCTCCGTCACTGTAATCTGCTGAATGGCTGCCGCTTGCTCAATCAACACCTGCTGGATGAGCGTCTCTAGGACAATAGCGCGAAAGGCGGGGAGATCAAGGGGCGGCGCTTCTCCGGCGAAACTTAAGCCTTCCAAACGCCGATTCGTCTCGTGATCGAGGGTGGACATCAAAATTGCTTGTCCGTTCACCGTTGCCGCAACGGGATCAGGTGTCCCTTGCGCCGCCGCCAAACGAGGATAGCCCACAATGGACACAGCGAGAAGAAACATCCCCACCCCAATCACGGCGCGGGTTAGGAAACGAACGGTCAAGGCTGAGGCTGCGATTCGGTAAAGGGTGAGATTCAAGCAGGATTACTCCCCAAAAAGGATGCGCTGGACGACGGCGCAAGTATAGCGCGGCATAGCATCCATGCAAGCGGCACTACTGCATTGCCAGAGTGCGGCACTCTATGAGCGTTGGGGGTTCTGTTCTGTCCGGTTGCCG
This genomic interval from Anaerolineales bacterium contains the following:
- a CDS encoding peptidylprolyl isomerase, with protein sequence MNLTLYRIAASALTVRFLTRAVIGVGMFLLAVSIVGYPRLAAAQGTPDPVAATVNGQAILMSTLDHETNRRLEGLSFAGEAPPLDLPAFRAIVLETLIQQVLIEQAAAIQQITVTEAEVDAEIAVMVGIAGNRENWLAQLAADRLSEDDFRGVLRSALITQKMRDVVTANTCLAVEQVRARHILVLEESVAKALYDQLMKGGDFVALARQFSLDVTTRDVGGDLGWFARGQLLQPIVEDTAFTQPMNTFSAPVKSELGYHIIQTLERASDRPIDQETCFRLSETAFEAWLQALVTKAQIERFI